One genomic region from Metallosphaera tengchongensis encodes:
- a CDS encoding 30S ribosomal protein S12, whose translation MAGKSPKGIFAARKLKLRRLKFRWSQRRFKTRVLQLKKRFDPLQGAPMARGVVLEKVGIESRQPNSAVRKCVRVQLVKNGRVVTAFVPGDGGVNFIDEHDEVIIAGIGGTLGRSMGDLPGVRFKVIMVNGVSLDSLYKGKKQKPVR comes from the coding sequence TTGGCAGGTAAGTCTCCTAAAGGAATTTTCGCTGCGAGAAAGCTGAAACTTAGAAGGTTGAAGTTTAGGTGGAGCCAAAGAAGGTTCAAAACCAGAGTTTTACAATTGAAGAAGAGATTTGATCCTCTTCAAGGAGCCCCAATGGCTAGGGGAGTTGTTCTAGAGAAAGTAGGGATAGAGTCAAGGCAGCCCAATTCCGCAGTGAGAAAGTGTGTAAGGGTTCAGTTAGTAAAAAATGGCAGGGTAGTAACGGCTTTCGTGCCCGGTGATGGAGGCGTAAACTTTATTGATGAACACGACGAAGTTATAATTGCAGGTATAGGAGGTACTTTAGGTAGATCTATGGGCGACTTGCCGGGCGTAAGGTTTAAGGTAATAATGGTAAATGGGGTATCCTTAGACTCATTATATAAGGGAAAGAAGCAGAAACCAGTGAGATAA
- a CDS encoding NusA-like transcription termination signal-binding factor yields the protein MPEIKLTPEEMRYMSLFQDVTRVTVKDCVIDEESNRIIFLVDPENMGMAIGKGGINIKKLRKIIGKEIEVVAYSDNLEDLIKNLMSPARVRSVKTIDSNSRKIVYITVDPQDKALAIGKAGRNANRAKIILKRYMDIDSVIIS from the coding sequence TTGCCTGAGATAAAGTTAACACCAGAAGAAATGCGTTACATGTCTCTTTTTCAAGATGTCACAAGAGTTACAGTAAAGGACTGTGTAATTGACGAGGAGAGCAACAGAATAATATTTCTAGTCGATCCAGAGAATATGGGAATGGCCATTGGTAAAGGCGGAATTAATATAAAGAAACTCAGAAAAATTATAGGAAAAGAGATTGAAGTTGTAGCATACAGTGATAATCTTGAGGATCTCATAAAGAATCTAATGTCTCCAGCTAGAGTTAGGAGCGTAAAGACTATTGATAGCAATTCAAGGAAGATAGTTTATATCACGGTTGATCCTCAGGACAAGGCTTTAGCTATTGGTAAAGCGGGTAGGAATGCCAATAGGGCCAAAATAATTTTAAAAAGATACATGGATATAGACTCGGTGATCATTAGCTAA
- a CDS encoding 50S ribosomal protein L30e, whose amino-acid sequence MSQSVTFESEIKVLLKTGKVVLGSDKSIKLLKMGKLKGVVVASTLRSDIKEDIMRYASLSGVPVVEYKGSGWELGTLVGKPFLISTIGIEDTGDSRILELGNK is encoded by the coding sequence ATGTCACAATCAGTAACGTTCGAATCGGAAATTAAAGTTCTTCTCAAGACAGGGAAAGTGGTACTTGGAAGCGACAAGTCAATCAAATTGCTTAAGATGGGAAAGTTGAAAGGAGTAGTAGTAGCTTCTACTCTAAGGAGCGATATAAAGGAGGATATCATGCGCTATGCATCATTAAGCGGAGTTCCGGTAGTTGAATACAAGGGTAGTGGATGGGAACTGGGTACTCTGGTAGGTAAGCCTTTCCTCATTTCTACGATAGGAATAGAAGATACTGGCGATTCCCGGATACTGGAGTTAGGAAATAAGTAA
- the rpoA2 gene encoding DNA-directed RNA polymerase subunit A'', giving the protein MIREEDKEYLAQKISQLKGLMPDAVITKLESSIQGMQVEITRDEIDEILNLAVSDYLSSLGHPGEAIGVVAAQSIGEPGTQMTLRTFHFAGVRELNVTLGLPRLIEIVDARKVPSTPMMTIYLTEEYSKNKCKALKVARELEYTRVENVVSGVNLDVASMSIIIHLDPDLVSDKLGRVRDQKLANKDNECAEDKESEEDPIDRIVKAIKKLKLGKYKLETSDDTIEITFEDVDSITGLFKLREKILSAKIKGIKGIKRAIVRKRDEQKKENQTEEEYIIITDGSNLEGVLGVKGVDISKVETNNLHEVESVLGVEAARELITKEIKRVLDEQGLDVDIRHIELVSDIMTRTGEVRQIGRHGVTGEKTSVLARAAFEVTVKHLLDAAARGDMEDFKGVVENIIIGQPIKLGTGMVELLMRPGNR; this is encoded by the coding sequence ATGATAAGAGAAGAGGACAAAGAGTATCTGGCACAAAAGATTTCCCAACTTAAGGGGTTGATGCCAGATGCTGTGATCACCAAGTTGGAGAGCTCAATTCAAGGTATGCAAGTCGAGATTACTAGAGATGAAATAGATGAGATACTGAATTTGGCCGTATCTGACTATTTATCTTCTCTAGGACACCCTGGAGAGGCGATAGGAGTAGTCGCTGCACAGTCCATCGGTGAGCCTGGAACGCAAATGACGTTAAGGACTTTTCACTTCGCTGGTGTAAGGGAACTTAACGTTACGTTGGGGTTGCCTAGATTAATAGAGATCGTGGATGCTAGAAAGGTTCCCTCTACACCTATGATGACAATCTATTTGACAGAGGAGTACTCCAAGAATAAGTGTAAGGCTCTTAAGGTTGCAAGAGAGTTGGAGTACACTAGAGTAGAAAACGTAGTCAGCGGGGTAAATCTAGACGTTGCTAGTATGAGCATTATCATCCACTTAGATCCTGACTTAGTAAGTGATAAGCTGGGTAGGGTAAGGGATCAGAAATTGGCAAATAAAGATAACGAATGTGCAGAAGATAAAGAGAGTGAGGAAGATCCTATAGATAGAATAGTAAAGGCTATAAAGAAACTAAAACTAGGCAAGTACAAGTTGGAAACAAGCGATGACACCATAGAAATTACGTTTGAAGACGTGGACAGCATTACGGGTTTGTTTAAGTTGAGAGAAAAGATTCTTTCGGCTAAGATTAAGGGAATAAAGGGAATCAAGAGGGCCATAGTTAGAAAGAGGGATGAACAGAAAAAGGAAAATCAGACTGAGGAAGAGTATATAATAATCACTGATGGATCTAACCTGGAAGGCGTTTTAGGGGTTAAGGGTGTCGATATTTCAAAGGTAGAGACAAATAACCTCCATGAAGTGGAGAGCGTTCTAGGAGTCGAGGCAGCTAGAGAACTTATCACAAAGGAAATAAAGAGAGTTCTAGACGAGCAGGGTCTAGACGTTGACATTAGGCATATAGAGCTAGTCTCTGACATTATGACAAGAACAGGTGAAGTTCGTCAAATAGGTAGGCATGGAGTTACCGGAGAAAAGACTAGCGTCCTAGCTAGAGCAGCCTTTGAGGTTACCGTGAAACATCTTCTTGATGCTGCGGCAAGAGGTGACATGGAAGACTTTAAAGGTGTAGTAGAAAACATTATTATTGGCCAACCGATTAAGCTTGGTACTGGAATGGTTGAACTTTTAATGAGGCCTGGAAATAGGTGA
- the rpoA1 gene encoding DNA-directed RNA polymerase subunit A' — protein MSERYRLDEKIIKGIRFGILSPDEIRKMSVTAIITADVYDEDGTPIEGSVMDFRLGIIEPGQKCPVCGNVLGSCPGHFGHIELVRPVIHVGFVKHVYDLLRASCRRCGRVKINEQEIQKYRKIYNAIKRRWPSAAKRLIDHVKKTSMKATKCPHCSETQLKIKLEKPYNFYEERKEGIIRLMPSDIRERLEKIPDQDIELLGYDPKNSRPEWIVLTVLPVPPITIRPSIMIESGIRAEDDLTHKLVDIVRINERLKESIDAGAPQLIVEDLWDLLQYHVATYFDNEIPGLPTSKHRSGRPLRTLAQRLKGKEGRFRGNLSGKRVDFSARTVISPDPNISIDEVGVPYDVAQILTVPERVTKWNIERMRQYVINGPEKWPGANYIVRDDGRRIDLRYVKDRKELAAALTPNYVVERHLVDGDIVIFNRQPSLHRISMMGHKVKVLPGRTFRLNLLVCPPYNADFDGDEMNLHVPQSEEAIAETKELMIVHRNILTPRYGGPIIGSAQDYISGAYLLTVKTTLLTENEVQTILGVADITKKLGEPAILSPKRLYTGKQIVSYFLPETFNFHGPANISSSARSCKDEDCPHDSYVVIKKGKLLEGVFDKKALGNQQAESILHWLVRENHEDYVLWLMDNLFKVFLRYIELHGLTMTLSDVTIPPEASTKISERASEARKKVLELIEQYKQRKLEPVPGRTLEETLESHILDALDKLRNEAGEIATTYLDPFNNVYIMARTGARGSPLNITQMAAMLGQQSVRGERIKRGYSTRTLSHFKPGDISPEARGFVYSSFRSGLTPVETFFHAAGGREGLVDTAVRTSQSGYMQRRLINALSDLRIEYDGTVRTLYGEVIQTLYGGDGVHPMYSAHGKTIDVDRILERVVGWKR, from the coding sequence ATGAGTGAAAGATATAGACTTGACGAAAAAATCATAAAAGGTATTCGATTTGGGATATTATCCCCGGATGAAATAAGAAAAATGTCGGTAACCGCAATAATAACTGCCGACGTTTATGATGAAGATGGTACTCCAATTGAAGGAAGTGTAATGGACTTTAGGTTAGGAATAATTGAGCCAGGGCAAAAATGTCCTGTATGCGGAAACGTGTTGGGTAGTTGCCCCGGTCATTTCGGTCATATCGAGCTAGTAAGACCTGTAATACATGTAGGCTTTGTAAAACATGTTTATGATCTCCTGAGGGCTTCATGCAGAAGATGCGGAAGAGTAAAGATAAATGAACAGGAAATACAAAAATACAGGAAGATTTATAACGCAATAAAAAGGAGATGGCCTTCAGCAGCCAAGAGATTAATCGATCACGTTAAGAAGACATCAATGAAGGCAACCAAGTGTCCCCATTGCTCTGAAACTCAACTTAAGATAAAGCTTGAGAAGCCCTATAATTTCTATGAAGAGAGAAAAGAAGGAATAATTAGGTTGATGCCTTCAGACATTAGAGAAAGACTTGAAAAAATACCAGATCAGGACATAGAGCTTCTAGGTTACGATCCTAAGAACAGCAGACCTGAATGGATTGTGTTAACAGTATTACCAGTTCCACCCATTACCATCAGACCTTCCATAATGATCGAGAGCGGAATAAGGGCTGAAGACGATTTGACCCATAAACTTGTGGATATTGTCAGGATAAACGAGAGGTTAAAGGAGAGTATAGATGCAGGAGCGCCTCAGCTCATTGTTGAGGATTTATGGGATTTACTACAGTATCATGTAGCTACCTATTTCGATAACGAAATACCTGGCTTGCCTACATCGAAACATAGATCAGGGAGACCTCTGAGGACTCTGGCCCAAAGGCTTAAGGGGAAAGAGGGCAGATTCAGGGGTAATCTTTCAGGAAAGAGGGTAGATTTCTCGGCCAGAACTGTTATTTCGCCGGATCCTAACATCAGTATAGATGAGGTAGGGGTTCCCTACGACGTAGCCCAAATATTAACCGTACCAGAGAGAGTTACGAAGTGGAACATAGAAAGAATGAGACAGTACGTTATTAATGGACCGGAGAAGTGGCCAGGAGCTAACTATATAGTGAGAGACGATGGTAGGAGAATTGATCTTAGGTACGTGAAGGATAGAAAGGAGTTAGCTGCTGCCCTTACTCCAAATTACGTGGTAGAAAGACATCTTGTAGATGGAGACATAGTAATCTTTAACAGACAGCCTTCACTTCACAGGATATCCATGATGGGGCACAAGGTGAAAGTTCTTCCAGGGAGAACCTTTAGACTTAACCTTCTAGTGTGCCCGCCCTATAACGCAGACTTTGACGGTGACGAAATGAATCTCCACGTACCCCAGTCTGAGGAAGCCATAGCAGAGACCAAAGAGCTCATGATAGTCCACAGAAATATCCTTACTCCTAGATATGGTGGTCCCATTATAGGTTCAGCGCAAGATTACATTAGTGGAGCTTATCTGTTGACAGTGAAAACTACCCTACTTACCGAAAACGAGGTTCAAACGATACTAGGGGTAGCGGATATAACCAAGAAATTAGGGGAGCCCGCAATACTCTCTCCCAAGAGGTTGTACACAGGCAAACAGATAGTAAGTTACTTCTTGCCCGAGACCTTTAATTTCCATGGCCCTGCCAATATCTCCAGCAGTGCCAGATCGTGCAAGGATGAGGATTGCCCTCACGATTCTTACGTCGTTATAAAGAAAGGTAAATTGCTTGAGGGCGTATTTGATAAGAAGGCTCTAGGTAATCAACAGGCAGAAAGCATACTTCACTGGCTGGTTAGGGAGAACCATGAGGACTATGTCCTTTGGTTAATGGATAATCTCTTCAAGGTATTCTTAAGATATATTGAACTTCACGGACTGACAATGACCTTAAGCGACGTCACAATTCCTCCTGAGGCATCCACCAAGATCTCTGAGAGGGCAAGTGAGGCTAGAAAGAAAGTTTTAGAGCTAATTGAACAGTATAAACAACGCAAACTGGAGCCGGTTCCCGGGAGGACTCTAGAGGAGACCCTAGAAAGTCACATCCTTGACGCATTGGACAAATTGAGGAATGAGGCTGGAGAAATCGCGACTACCTATCTAGACCCCTTTAATAACGTGTATATCATGGCTAGAACAGGAGCTAGGGGAAGTCCTCTTAACATTACCCAAATGGCCGCTATGTTGGGCCAACAGTCGGTAAGGGGAGAAAGAATAAAACGCGGATATTCAACAAGGACCCTATCTCACTTCAAGCCTGGCGACATATCGCCAGAGGCTAGAGGGTTCGTCTACTCCTCTTTCAGGAGCGGTCTTACTCCTGTCGAGACCTTCTTCCATGCAGCTGGTGGAAGGGAGGGATTAGTGGATACCGCAGTAAGAACGTCCCAGAGTGGTTACATGCAAAGAAGGCTAATAAACGCTTTATCGGATTTGAGGATAGAATATGACGGCACAGTTAGGACTTTATACGGTGAAGTAATTCAGACCCTTTATGGGGGAGACGGTGTTCATCCAATGTATAGTGCACATGGCAAGACTATAGATGTGGATAGAATATTAGAAAGAGTTGTGGGTTGGAAGAGGTGA
- a CDS encoding DNA-directed RNA polymerase subunit B: protein MLSIDDRWVIVEAYFKSRGLVRQHLDSFNDFIKNKLQEIIDEQGEIATEIPGLKIKLGKIRVGKPRVREADKGDKEITPMEARLRNLTYSAPVYLTMIPVENNIEGDPVEVHIGDIPIMLKSTADPTSDYSQEKLVEIGEDPKDPGGYFIINGSERVIVTQEDLATNRVLTDVGKAGSNITHTAKIISSTSGYRVPITIERLKDSTIHVSFPSVPGRIPFPIIMRALGLETDQDITLAVSLDVDIQNELLPSLEQAGSIYTKEDALDFIGNRVAIGQKKEMRIQKAEQVLDKYFLPHIGTNPSDRIAKAYYLAFAISKLIELHLGRRSPDDKDHYANKRLKLAGDLFASLFRVAFKAFVKDLVFQLEKSKIRGRRLAINALVRPDIISERVRHALATGNWVGGRTGVSQLLDRTNWLSMLSHLRRVVSSLARGQPNFEARDLHGTQWGRMCPFETPEGPNSGLVKNLSLLAQISVGVNEKNVEKVLYNLGVIPIEEVIKKVKNSEENVEDYESWAKVILNGRLVGYYPDGKELAEKIREKRREGEISDEINVSHLVTDTFNEVYINSDSGRVRRPLIVVKNGKPLATKEDIENLKKGKITFDTLIKEGKIEFLDAEEEENAYVALEPKDVTKDHTHLEIWTPAILGITASIIPYPEHNQSPRNTYQSAMAKQALGLYAANYQIRTDTRAHLLHYPQRPIVQTRALEAIGYTERPAGNNAIFALMSYTGYNMEDAVIMNKSSVERGMFRSTFFRLYSAEEIKYPGGQEDQILLPEAGVRGYKGKDYYRLLETNGIVPPEVDVKGGDVLIGKVSPPRFLQEFKELSPDQAKRDTSIITRHGERGTVDLVLVTETSEGNKLVKVRVRDLRIPEIGDKFATRHGQKGVVGMLIPQVDMPYTTKGLVPDIILNPHALPSRMTVGQIMEALAGKYVAASGKPIDATPFYNIPIEEIQRKLLDHNYLTDGSEVVYDGRTGEKLKGRILFGIVYYQKLHHMVADKMHGRGRGPVQILTRQPTEGRAREGGLRFGEMERDCLIGYGAAMLIKDRLLDNSDRATVYVCEQCGYVGWYDRSKNKYVCPIHGDKTTLYPVVISYAFKLLLQELMSMVIAPRLVLGDKVPVNGDSNE from the coding sequence ATGCTATCCATTGATGATAGATGGGTTATAGTAGAGGCTTACTTTAAGTCCAGAGGTCTGGTCAGGCAACACCTGGACTCCTTCAACGACTTCATTAAGAATAAACTTCAAGAGATAATAGATGAGCAGGGTGAAATTGCCACTGAGATACCTGGCCTAAAGATTAAGTTAGGTAAAATAAGGGTTGGAAAACCCAGGGTTAGGGAGGCAGATAAAGGAGATAAGGAGATAACTCCCATGGAAGCCAGGTTGAGGAATCTGACCTATTCAGCACCTGTTTACCTCACCATGATACCCGTTGAAAACAACATCGAGGGAGATCCAGTTGAAGTTCATATCGGAGACATACCTATAATGCTAAAGTCGACTGCAGATCCCACATCCGATTACAGCCAAGAGAAACTGGTGGAAATAGGGGAGGATCCAAAGGATCCCGGGGGTTACTTTATCATTAATGGAAGTGAAAGAGTTATTGTAACTCAGGAGGACTTGGCAACAAACAGAGTGTTAACTGATGTGGGGAAAGCGGGGTCAAACATAACTCACACCGCAAAAATAATATCTAGTACATCAGGTTACAGAGTTCCTATAACTATTGAAAGACTCAAGGATTCCACAATTCACGTTTCTTTCCCATCCGTACCAGGAAGGATTCCCTTTCCAATAATAATGAGGGCTTTGGGATTAGAAACCGATCAGGACATTACCTTGGCTGTTTCCTTGGACGTTGATATCCAAAATGAGCTTCTTCCCTCATTAGAGCAGGCAGGCTCAATTTACACCAAGGAGGACGCTTTGGACTTCATCGGAAATAGGGTAGCTATAGGTCAAAAGAAGGAAATGAGGATTCAGAAAGCAGAGCAGGTCTTAGATAAGTATTTCTTACCACATATAGGTACAAATCCTTCAGACAGGATAGCCAAAGCGTACTATTTAGCCTTTGCTATCTCTAAACTAATTGAACTTCATCTTGGCAGGAGATCGCCTGATGATAAAGATCACTACGCAAATAAAAGGCTCAAACTCGCAGGGGACCTCTTCGCAAGTCTCTTTAGGGTAGCGTTTAAGGCCTTTGTGAAAGACTTGGTATTTCAATTGGAAAAATCTAAAATAAGAGGCAGAAGGCTGGCCATTAACGCTTTAGTTAGACCTGATATAATTTCTGAGAGAGTTAGGCATGCGTTGGCTACAGGAAATTGGGTTGGCGGTAGAACAGGGGTAAGCCAACTCTTAGACAGAACAAACTGGCTATCTATGTTAAGCCATCTAAGGAGAGTCGTTTCTTCATTGGCTAGAGGGCAACCTAACTTTGAAGCTAGAGACCTTCACGGAACTCAATGGGGTAGGATGTGTCCATTTGAGACGCCAGAGGGTCCAAATAGCGGACTAGTAAAAAACCTCTCATTATTGGCCCAAATATCTGTAGGGGTGAATGAGAAAAATGTCGAGAAGGTTCTCTATAATCTAGGAGTCATACCAATAGAAGAAGTAATAAAGAAAGTCAAAAATAGCGAGGAGAATGTAGAGGACTACGAATCGTGGGCTAAGGTTATACTTAACGGTAGACTTGTTGGTTATTACCCAGATGGAAAAGAATTAGCTGAAAAGATCAGGGAGAAGAGAAGGGAGGGAGAGATAAGCGACGAGATTAACGTGAGCCATTTAGTCACAGATACATTCAATGAAGTTTACATTAATTCAGATAGCGGAAGGGTAAGGAGGCCCCTAATCGTCGTTAAAAACGGGAAACCTTTGGCTACCAAAGAAGATATAGAAAATCTTAAGAAAGGAAAAATAACGTTTGACACTTTAATCAAGGAGGGGAAAATAGAGTTTCTTGATGCAGAGGAAGAGGAAAATGCCTATGTAGCCCTAGAACCTAAGGACGTCACAAAGGACCACACGCATTTGGAGATATGGACTCCTGCCATACTTGGGATTACAGCTTCCATTATACCCTATCCTGAACACAACCAATCGCCCAGGAATACGTATCAATCAGCTATGGCTAAACAAGCTCTAGGTCTCTACGCTGCAAACTATCAAATTAGAACAGATACTAGGGCTCATCTTCTTCATTATCCGCAGAGGCCAATAGTACAAACTAGAGCTTTAGAAGCCATAGGATACACTGAAAGGCCTGCTGGAAATAATGCAATTTTTGCTTTGATGTCATATACTGGATATAATATGGAAGACGCAGTTATAATGAACAAATCATCAGTTGAACGTGGTATGTTTAGGTCAACGTTCTTTAGATTGTATTCGGCAGAAGAAATTAAATATCCTGGAGGGCAAGAAGATCAAATTCTCCTTCCTGAGGCTGGAGTAAGGGGATATAAGGGTAAGGACTATTACAGACTTCTTGAAACAAACGGGATAGTTCCACCAGAGGTTGACGTTAAAGGTGGAGATGTACTTATTGGGAAGGTCAGCCCGCCAAGGTTTTTACAGGAGTTCAAGGAACTATCTCCTGATCAGGCCAAAAGGGATACATCCATAATAACACGTCATGGAGAAAGAGGCACCGTAGACTTAGTTTTGGTCACTGAAACTTCAGAGGGAAATAAGTTAGTAAAAGTGAGAGTTAGAGACTTAAGGATACCAGAAATTGGCGATAAGTTTGCAACAAGGCACGGACAAAAGGGAGTAGTGGGAATGCTAATACCACAGGTGGACATGCCTTACACAACGAAAGGCCTGGTGCCTGATATAATTCTAAATCCCCACGCCCTTCCGTCAAGGATGACCGTAGGTCAAATTATGGAAGCTTTAGCAGGGAAATACGTTGCTGCCTCTGGTAAGCCTATAGATGCAACGCCATTCTATAATATTCCTATAGAAGAGATTCAAAGGAAGTTGTTGGATCATAACTATTTAACTGATGGATCCGAGGTCGTCTACGATGGAAGAACAGGAGAGAAATTAAAGGGTAGGATACTTTTCGGGATAGTATATTATCAGAAGCTACATCATATGGTGGCTGACAAGATGCATGGACGTGGTAGAGGTCCTGTCCAAATACTAACGAGGCAGCCTACTGAGGGTAGAGCACGAGAGGGTGGACTAAGGTTTGGGGAGATGGAAAGGGATTGTTTAATTGGATATGGGGCCGCAATGCTGATTAAGGACAGACTATTGGATAATTCCGATAGGGCTACAGTTTACGTATGTGAACAATGTGGATATGTGGGCTGGTATGACAGAAGTAAGAACAAGTATGTCTGCCCGATACATGGGGATAAAACTACCCTATATCCTGTTGTAATTTCATATGCATTTAAGTTACTACTTCAAGAGCTAATGAGTATGGTAATTGCACCCAGGCTCGTTCTAGGCGATAAAGTACCTGTAAATGGTGATTCCAATGAGTGA
- a CDS encoding DNA-directed RNA polymerase subunit H yields the protein MRSTSKKIDPRVHALVPKHEVLSIQEAYELLKKLGIGPEQLPWIKASDPMARSINARPGDIVKITRKGHTIEESVVYRYVVSG from the coding sequence ATGCGTTCAACTTCTAAAAAGATAGATCCTAGGGTGCACGCTCTCGTTCCTAAGCATGAAGTTCTCTCGATTCAAGAGGCATATGAGCTTCTAAAGAAGCTCGGGATTGGGCCAGAGCAGTTGCCTTGGATTAAGGCCTCCGATCCTATGGCGAGATCCATAAATGCTAGGCCTGGTGATATAGTAAAAATTACTAGGAAAGGTCACACGATAGAGGAGTCTGTAGTTTACAGATACGTGGTGAGTGGTTGA
- a CDS encoding NAD(P)-dependent malic enzyme, which yields MVANFEDRALDIAKKYKGKIQMMPKVPVNSLEDFSALYTPGVAAVSQAIRKNPELSFHYTYRWNAIAVITDGSRVLGLGDIGPEAAMPVMEGKALIFKFLGGVDAVPLPVGTKDVDKIVETVKILEPSFGGVNLEDIESPKCFYVLEKLKAIMDIPVWHDDQQGTAGATLAGLITALELAGKKIDNVKVVLFGTGAANIATARLLNKYGIPYKNMVLIDSIGVLHKSRNDYEKMKTENPWKYELMKETNGDNNISIDDAFKGADVLIAASKPGPNVIKKEWIRLMNDNAVIFALANPVPEIWPEDAKEAGAKIIATGRSDFPNQVNNSLIFPGVFRGALDVRARAITDEMVIDAARELASHVREKGISADYIIPKMTEWEIYPRVASAVGMRAIQQGVARVTKTYEELFENAKALIERTRRQMSSIA from the coding sequence ATGGTAGCTAATTTCGAAGATAGAGCCTTGGACATCGCGAAGAAATATAAAGGAAAGATACAGATGATGCCGAAAGTTCCTGTTAATTCTTTGGAAGATTTTTCGGCTTTATATACTCCAGGCGTGGCCGCTGTTTCTCAAGCAATAAGGAAAAACCCTGAGCTTTCATTTCATTATACATATAGATGGAATGCCATAGCAGTGATTACAGACGGCTCAAGGGTTCTTGGTCTGGGGGATATAGGTCCTGAAGCAGCGATGCCTGTGATGGAAGGCAAAGCTCTCATTTTCAAGTTTTTAGGGGGAGTGGATGCAGTTCCATTGCCTGTGGGTACTAAGGATGTGGACAAGATAGTAGAGACTGTGAAGATATTAGAGCCCTCTTTCGGAGGAGTGAATCTAGAGGACATAGAATCCCCCAAGTGTTTTTACGTCCTAGAGAAACTCAAGGCAATAATGGATATACCAGTCTGGCATGATGATCAACAAGGTACTGCTGGTGCGACGTTAGCCGGTTTGATAACCGCGCTCGAACTGGCAGGAAAGAAGATAGATAACGTGAAGGTTGTCCTTTTTGGAACCGGGGCCGCAAATATAGCCACTGCCAGACTTCTTAACAAGTATGGTATACCGTACAAGAATATGGTACTAATCGATTCTATAGGAGTCCTTCATAAAAGTAGAAATGACTACGAAAAAATGAAGACCGAAAATCCCTGGAAATATGAGCTGATGAAGGAAACTAATGGTGACAATAACATTTCTATAGATGACGCGTTTAAAGGGGCCGATGTTCTCATAGCTGCCTCGAAGCCAGGTCCGAACGTCATAAAGAAAGAGTGGATAAGACTAATGAACGATAACGCAGTTATATTCGCCCTAGCAAACCCGGTTCCAGAAATATGGCCGGAGGATGCAAAGGAGGCGGGCGCCAAGATAATTGCTACTGGAAGAAGCGATTTTCCGAATCAAGTAAACAATTCCCTAATATTTCCAGGGGTTTTTAGGGGAGCTTTAGACGTGAGGGCCAGAGCAATTACAGATGAGATGGTCATTGACGCAGCGAGAGAACTAGCCAGTCACGTCAGAGAGAAAGGTATTTCAGCAGACTATATCATTCCTAAGATGACAGAGTGGGAAATCTATCCGAGAGTAGCGTCAGCGGTGGGAATGAGGGCTATTCAACAGGGAGTTGCTAGAGTTACAAAAACTTATGAGGAGCTGTTTGAGAACGCTAAAGCTCTAATTGAAAGAACTAGAAGGCAGATGTCTAGCATAGCTTAA